The Romeriopsis navalis LEGE 11480 genome segment AGGTAACTATACTTCTAGAATTGCCAATGAATCTGAGTAAAAAGCCTAGCCATGTTGATCTAGATAAATCATCAAAGAATAGAGTCACTACTTATTCTCGGTATTCAGCCCAGGTTTTCGGTGTTTCACTAATTCTCACCGCAACCACATTTGGCCAGAATTTGCTTGCACGCTGATAGAGATAACGTGCCAGGTGCTCAGCTGTCGTTGGACAGGGTAGAACATCATTTAGATGACGATGATCAAGCTCAGTGTCAATGATTTTTTTAAAGGTTGCTAAATCATGATAGTCAACGACAAAACCAGCATCATTTAATGATTCAGACTGAAGAATTAGTTCAACAATATAATTATGTCCATGCAGTCTTTTACAAGGATGATCATCAGGGACGCCTTCAATCGTATGACTTGCACTAAAATGAAATTGTTTGGCAATCGTAAACATAAATATACGTTAGTTAAGTTAGTCTATCGGATAGGCATTATGGGCTAGACCATGGAGAATCCAACCTAATTCTCTCAGCAATATAGACCATATAAATTTTCGAATATCAGCTCAGGCGGTTAAAAATGGTGAAAGTAATCCTAAATCATAGCTCA includes the following:
- the queD gene encoding 6-carboxytetrahydropterin synthase QueD, whose translation is MFTIAKQFHFSASHTIEGVPDDHPCKRLHGHNYIVELILQSESLNDAGFVVDYHDLATFKKIIDTELDHRHLNDVLPCPTTAEHLARYLYQRASKFWPNVVAVRISETPKTWAEYRE